The window tacaAATCAATTAAATTCGATTAAAATCAGACTAACTTAGTTTAAATCATTaggttatgataaaaaaatattatactttttttgtattttttgtctCTAATTATTgcctattttattaaaaaacacattttatattagagaaggtatttttttatttaatgactaaatattttatttatttaatactcaattattttcataattaatattatatatctcattaatttctttactcaaaatatgataaaaaaggtATACAATAAATAGGataaaatcactacaaaatcaaAAATAGAATCTATAATGTTGCTCACTCAATAAAATGGCAGGgatttttttgtcttcttctaaaaaaaataaagtcacGTAATGTTTCAGAGCGTGtgagaaagtatatatatgtattggtaagaaaatatatttcaaaataatatataataaaaaatgatcaagTATAAATTTGTggttgaataataaaatatattaagtaaatcagttataatataatttttaaaatatatagattttatataaagaaaaaaataaaaaaagcagaaaaaaaaaacgtaaaaaagaaagaaagaaaaaatataaaaaaagaaagaaagaaaaacaaaaaaaaatgaaaagaagaaagaaaaaaaaagtaaaacatgaaaagtaaaaaaaaaaaaaaagagtgaaagaaaGAGTGCTAAAAGTAGactgaaaaagaaaactaacTACATGCTTGTGCCCGggttatttttcttatacagAAATAGATTAAAGGTTATTTTcaataagatattttaattaatttatatttttttatttgttgaataatttatttatctatttagtaaataattttttttaataattttttatattttttagacgTTACTTaaactaacattttttaaaacactactttataatttttttatattttttttcttttttatgattaatatatttatcaaattttttacttatttttttaaaataaattgtatttttattattttataatcattatacatttttcaattacttcaacaaataattttatcgaacacttataatttaataagctttcttttcaacttttaacTAACATTTTCTAGCTAGATTTTTAAGACAAGCTGAGGGTTTGAAGGTTTGAAGCTTTTAAACTAgctaaaaaatgtcaaataacataaatgatatatttaaatttctttatttgaCATACTCAGATTTTGGATGTATTCATTAGAAATATCTGAGTCTTAGTGTCTTAATGtatcttttcattttgtttcctaCTCCTTTTACAAGCCTAAAGTAGTAGCTTAATTTTCACACGACCTCGCACTTAGCACGGGCTTTTGCACTAAGTGCGCATTTGGGCTTCTTCGTAAGTCTTCTTCGCGCTAAGCGAACTGTCCCAATCTTTAACTTTTCTTCAAGGTTTTTTTCTTCCAgttttttgcatcaattttcttgtaaaacacttgaaatcttcttcttttaacttatgctgataaaaaattacaaagatattaatttcttcattattttattaaaaacaacagTAAAGTGAATAAATTGTAATCATTCTTAGACAAGACTGActatcaaattaaatcaaattttagagTTATCACACATGGTGGTCAAAtgacttttaatgaaaatttatgtttaaaatactctcatcttcttcctcttaaCTTCATAAAAGATATGACATCATTTTTAacctgaaaatattttaacactcttccttatttttctttttttctctaattagaCGTGAACTCATCATGTTAATACGCATGTGTTAACacccttccttttttttcttctttttttagttcaatttttttgtgcGTGTTGGATCATTTGGTTGCTCTGTTTTTGCTGGATGTATTCCCAACCATGTCTATTGATTGAATATGGTCATTTGTTCAAATTTTAGTGTTttctcttgtgtttgtttttttaacttctttttttaaaatatttattttttatggttagGTGTTTGATATAATATCTCAATCAAGAGTTATATCTTCTTCAAGTATTggcaacaataaaataaaagtaagataGTAAAGGAAAAACTATTATTGCCTTAAGAAAAGTTCATTCACAAGGTCAATTGCTAATTTGTTATTAAGTATTTAACAAAAAACGTTAGAGGCAAATTCATTTCCTCACATATTTCAATTGACGTTAGTTAACAATGTCAATAGATGGAgggtaaaagtaatataaaaaaaaggaagaatatcatgtataatttgagaaaaaaaaaatacagaagaTGCGAGTGTAACAAAAAtgttaagataattttatttacttatgtGTTTTAATTGACCTTAGTTAATGACATTTATAAAAGATGgataaaagtaatatataaaaaaagatattgttgtaatttgaaaaaaaaatagaagaactacaaatataatttacttttttattttatttttttgttgttgatttgAATATCtcattagaataatttttttaaaacggaATTATAGAACAATTTCTTCACTACCAAATTTTTACTTGCCATTTGATTACCCTCCATTTGATTAATTATAGTTGAATCATTAATATATGGGGAGACAATAAATTCTgtgattttatttcttctttcacAAGTACAATTCAGAGAGGTCAAACCTATATTATAATCAATACCCCACGTTTTAGCAAATTTAATCCAAGACACTCATTCACACCCGTTACCTTTAATTTGTGAAACTATATGATGCTTTAAAATAATGAAGGATTCACTTAACGAGAGACCAGACCAGACTCATCGTATGCAATATGcgcattaattatattttttaatactagttaaagaaatttaaaaagaatttttttttcattagaaaTCATATAAAGTGCATATAAAAATGATGAGAAAGTACATGTTTGTGCATCTAAATAAAATACTcgtcttctaaaaaaaataaagcactcctctttttttgtttttttcttctgaagtCACGGAGCTAAATGcccagaagaaaaataaatactcCTCTCTTGCTTCCTTAATCAGTGACTTTAATTTATccgttaaaatataattaaaagtgaaCAATAAACGGATAAGCGACAATAAAGTTGACATTGTATCTAGACATAATTTACACATTTATACGTCTTCCACTTAATTTCGTTTTTGGTATACCTCTTCCACtcaattttaatgttaatttttatgtgcacataaaaataaattatatactataagataaaaaaaagaagttataagCCTTCTATTTTGTCCTCatattattattctattaaGACTCTAATATTGTCATGATAGGGAATAGGCGACAACTAATTATGATTTGTGCCTATCCTTTTCCTGTACTCATAATTAAAAAGCCATGTTACCACGTTGATTTCCCTTGCAAGAGCCTAGCcaagtatttattataaatccaaattttatatttaaacgaGATAAATACCAACATGTATCATCAACACACTAGTTAAAGAgtaatagtaaaatatttttattaaaatgcaaataattacgtttcttttttataaattttaaagacattcttatataattttcaataaaataatttttcttttaatattttaaccaATATCATAACTAGTGTCTCAAGTCACTGATTAGTAGGACTCATAATTTAGATTAAATACTTCTCCCATTTCTATACAAAAATTCCATTCACTTTTTATCCTCATCAACaagtgataaaatttattacGATAAAATGTACTACTGTAACTAacatgtttcctttttttttttctattctccCCCCTCCCCACCTGCCCCTTTTTTTCACTGGCCTTCTCCTAAGATTGTTCAAAGATTTCATTTTAATGACGAAACATGTCGACCACATGACAGTTGAAGTTTGAACttcttcaaaaaaatcaaaattctctcttgaatttataaatctatccagattatatatataaatataaaacacagAAGACGGTGCACTGCGCACACCTTTGAATATCGCCCGCAGAAGCAAGCGAGTCTTCAGGAAATCAAAGAGAACTACATACATACATAAccaacatttaaatttataaagcgTATAGTATATatgaaaatcaataaattaattttatttcattctatTCCATTTCTAATCTTCAAATGTTCCCTTTTACAATCAACGAGACTCCAAAAACGATCTCAAGCTACCCcgattaatcaatcaattaaataacaaagcaagaaaatgaagaaatggagacaattttttttttttaattttccattttttgtatCTTCCATTGTACGAAACTGTTGTCATGCTTCCAGAAACCCAGTTAACCTGAGGATCGAATTCCTGACCTGACTCAAATCGCGTCCCTTCAACGTTCTCCCATTCCCCGTGCACACCGAAAACGCCATTTTTGCGGCCACCCTTCTCTTCACGATCTCGTGCGGCGGCGTCATCTCCTCCTCCTCCGCCTCCTCCTCGGGGGAGCCCCACCGCCGCCGCCCCTCCCTCTCCGGTATGCTCACCGGCATCGAATTCGCCGCCGTCCGTCGACAATTCTCCCTCTCCTTCCGCTGCGGCTGCGGCGCCATCTCTACTACCCAGTCGTGGACGGCGCGGTGGTCGGGAAAGACAACCTCAGATTCCGTGAACTCCTCAGCCATTCGGTTAGGTTAAGGTTAAGGTTAAGggtttctattattattgtgttgttGGTGTTGGGGTTAACTAAGGTTTGGGAATGAAACAGTAAGGGGTTGGGGTTTTACTTATAAAGAACAGGAAAGGGATCGTGAGAAGCGTAGATGACGTCATCGTTCATTGAGTTTCTTCTTCATGAGTCGGCTTGTGAACAAAATCAGCTCCTGAGTGGGTCCCACTTTTTTTGCATTTCCTTTTCTTGTAATTAACTTGTAGCTTCTCTCTCTGGTTAATcgcaattttaaatttcatgccACTGGCCTTATCTTAATAATTACACATGGCTTGTTGCTGCTGAATTCAATTTGAGTTTTGTGTCTCTACGTCTTCTCCCTTCACCCTTCCGAATCTAATCTAATGAATTCTTTACATTATTGAGGCCCATTAAAAAACATCAAGCTGGAACACATCTTATTGGTCAACCGATTAAGTAAGGCTTCTTGCTTTTTAAATGTTATGCACATGATTTTAATGATTGAATTAAGGTAAATAATTCTTTGTTTACGCCTAGCTACTCCGTCTTCGTTTTTCTAAAGACAATGAATTCTTCTCTTTTACTATggttattattagtatattaattatgGATACATACTAACAGATTCGTGAATCGTGAACGGTATGCTACCTACACATCATCTCGTTTACGTAGTGtcatcattattaattattagttaactAATGAAATGAAGATCAAGGCATGGAAGGGTGATTCACTTACGTATTTGTTAAAGTTGTTATCTAACCGGCGGAGAGTTCAGAATTTTAACGTACCGTGTCAAACGATATTAGATAGTATTCTTAAAAGGTGCTGCTACGAGACAAAGAAGATGAAGCTTTGGctatatactaataattttcCAAATATGACAACAGATTTGGTCCATTTGGACAAATACAGAAACAAAATTCCTTAATCCAATctcttaatattaaaataagaaaatgcaaaatatatttactttttaacaaataaatatatttatttataatttaaaatgagtttaataAATCATGGCCATCTCTTATGTATTATACATGTATGCAATtacctaaaataataaatacgatttttttataattataagataataaatatttttgcaatttattttatatatgtattgaattttttttataataatattttacgtacttttcatttttttaatcacgtTACAACTCGCATAAAAAATGTTGTACATAAtttatgaagtttaattttagtgtaaaaaaaaatcatacggGGTTAACCAATTTAAAAgatcttatataattttaaaataattattaaaaaaatcaataatactatataaaaaaaattggtagtATATTCAATtctattaaattcatttttatatgcTGCTATGATATTTCCCcaattatttcaaaaacatCAAAGTTAGATTCCTTTACTAATATTTATACATCTTATTACATTATCTTACAAGTACTATAACTAaagaatattaaatgaaaaaatattaaaaggtcATTCGAATAGTTGCACCTGTAAAAGGTAAACTAAGAAAATAGTACAAGCTTTTTTGGATTTCtcttttaattgttaaaaagaGTACgtgctttaattttattttatctttactgTAAATGGTCGATAACAATCTTAAGAAAACAGTGCAGATGTGGTCCCTAGCAttcatcaatttaattatttcagtcctcatttattttaaaaaaaattgtcagtCACTCATTTCCCTCCatcagaaagaagaaaaatagacaTCGCATTTACTCACCATGTTTTGAATGTGCATTCATTTACGTTTTATaagtaaaaatgaattaatggtCCTAAGATctctgtttttattattttctttttaaatgttgACAAATCTTTTAGTCCTTTCCCCCCGTTTCCTGAAAGTGCATTTACAAGCAACAGTCAATACTATGTTCTGCTTCGGATATATATGGTTTATGTAAATATAATgatgtcatttttgttttagtatAATGACTTTCTATTCTTGACTTAATGAAATCATGTCACTACTTGGTATCAGAAAATAGTAACAGTGTCTTAAGGTATAGAATTATAGATTATAGAATAGTCTATagaactatatatataaaaaagagtaTATGCACGCATCCACGAGCACACCTTATGTTATGCTTATGCCCGAGTCTCCGTTGAGATCGATATGCAGCCTTTGGCAGGGACACTTGAGTTGataattgaaaagatttttacaatcaagttgtaataaaagagaaatagtTAACGAtgacaattttaaaatcatgataCGATCGAGGGATAAGATAAAAAGGAATacaatttatgatttaattttatacacGTGTAATGCACAGTAAACTTGTATATTCATTCAATTAGGTATAACTAAATAATCACTGAAAATCAATTTGACTTTCACAAGACATGAttgcttaattattttttagcgattttattaaataatgatcTTTTTAccataatttattaaagaatttaatagCCATagattgataatgtaaaataatataattataaatcaaaattagtataatttttaaattaattattataaagttaaaaaacttatcatatacaataacttataattaaataataatataaactatttaatattattattgcataattttttcttcttctctttattAGAATAAAACTCTAACATTTATAACCAATTGCTCAATCAAGAGTATGGCCAATTAAGGTTTTTAGTGGATAAAGTCAATCACATATTACAAGTTTATATTTGACCGATGGGGTATCAATAATCTTCccgataattttttatattggatTTGAAATgttcaaaaacattttaaataaacgCATAAGTGAACTTGGGGGAAGGAACAGCTTCCACATTGAAGTCAACCTAAAACTTCGTTAGGAAGtggcaataaaaaataaaaataaaaagtcctTCATTAGTTGATATTTACGTGTAGAATATGGTTTTCTTATGAATAACTAAGTAATAAAAACATTCTATCAAAGACAAaactataaaagtaaaatataaagtgTCAAAAATAATACCTACCaattgtgtttttattattttaccccTTAATCTCTGTCAGACAAAAGACAACCAGACTCCATGTTAAAGCCTCTTCACACTCAAGGTTGTAAGGTtatgtattattaaaaaatacaaaatatatttcggAAATCTTAAAATGATCGTTACACCATAATCAGATAAGTTctcctaaaaatattaaatcagtCAATTAAAATCTACCCTTATGTATAACCTATtcttggaataaaaaaatatattacacttTACTACTCTTAAATGTACTTAAACTATGTTTCCTTTCTTCAAGACATACCCTATTTTCTTTTGCACATTTTATAACTAATAGTATCAATATgaatgttatattattattacagtaaaatattatctttttagtttatatctatttttttaatcatcatagttagaacttttaattttttgatgaGACTCGAcatattattatacatttttattcttttggattgtttatgaaattaatcattaatataagACTTATTCATATTAaaactcttcctccttctccatttttCGGATATATATTATGTGAGATTCTACCTCAGTTCTTCTTCCACATAAGTCTGTCCTAAATGAGTTATatccattgaatttttttaaactataggTCTactttggaaaataaaaaaaaaacaaataaaagtgaGAAAACTACCATAGCTAGCCGAGCCGAGATCTGAGCCGCGCCGCTAATCAAGCTTTGGGAAGCTCAACAATGATTGATAGGGTAAAAAGCGTGGTTATAAAGCTATCTCTCTGTGTTTTACTACAGCTCGGCGCATCTCTAAGCTCCATTTCCCGAGGCAAAATTCCCCTCAGGGTCCCACACAATCATCCATATAGTAACTGTCACCCCTGCGTAACAGGATTTCCAACCTCACCGCCCACTAGTCACCTCCCACGTGTTAAATGATGACGTCACATGCCCACTTTTCCACGTGCTACCGCGGGTGGGGTCTCACCATAATTAATCTTATCCTGCTTTGGTCCTACGTTCCCCACGTTGTTTGCTTGTTTGTTTTCGTGCAAGTCTCCCTGAGTAGTATTTTTCTgatcaataattttatcttactttgttttcagttttcttCATGTTTTTATGGAATATATAGTCACTTGTCGAAGCAATGTTTGTGTTAGTTAATTTCCTCCGCAAGGGTCTTGcttttacaatttattattttagatgaTTCTATAACTTAATCGTCCAATCCTCATCTTCTACAACTACAAGTTTCTCAACTTAATtcttgagaaagaaaataaaattattagccAAGATCTAATTTGCGCTTAAAACGCCTGAATATCAAGCAATTATTTCTtgtttataatcttatatttgCAATGTGAGCTGGAGAGGCTGTTTAAGTCTCACATTAATAGGTTAAAAACAAGTTAGAAGATATTTAAGTAAAAGATTATATATGAGTtcaatttgataaattatttagatAAGAAGTCACTCAAGCTAACTTCATTAACACACATATTCCCACGCATTTGAAATTGTCAGCATTTGATTTTTATGTAGTCGGTGACAAATATTGTAGGTTCTCAGTCACTTTATGGAAattaaaacttgttattatttactttgacattttgttcttttttattttacaggTGGAATGAATAAATAGTCAAGTACaaaatgcaaagaaattttttgaaagagaaatagagaacatatacagaaaattaaattaaaaaagaacgtTTGAGCCAACATTAGTTGTGGGGAGAGAGGACGAGATAATCAAATTAAAGAAGAGGTGTATCCTAATCCAAGTGCGTATTAATTGAAGTTTTTATCACTGAGAAAGCAGCCTTAATAAAGAGGGTGCTTGACGTACATGTACAATATATTAATGAGAACGACAGCACCAATATAATTTAGGCTAATGATCCTGTTACAACTTCTACATGTTATCCTTCATTCTTTCTGAATATCTTTTCCGCAATCATTAACACTGTGACAATGAAGAGatccaaattaattttgtttgtttatccAATTGTTTTACAAGTAACGGACCTATCTATCGTTGTTAAATTAGGCAAACATAGTCTTAAAATAAAACTGTAAGAACTATGTGACGCTAAATTCAGTGCCAACGAATAACACTAGATTGTAAAGTTGAAGTTCATTCattttaagcaaaaaaaaaataaaaaattcttagcGTCGTGGGATCTGGGAATTGAGACAGGAATAGATAATTGGAACAGAAAGATATATTTGCACCCTTAGCTTTCGTTGTCAACGATTGATGAGtgccaaaaaataattatatctttGGGGGTATCTGATATATATGCATGATTGTTGCGAAAGGCTTATCTGATTGTACTTGTGACATTGTGATGGATATATTGAAACTATAATGTCTAACTGTTCAACGAGAATTGGAAATGGTGAACATATGTCAGTGGTGATCAATCAAATGAATTCGCATTCTCTCTATCTCTTGGCATTAgcaaattaaactaaatatcAATTCCTGAATTTCTgtttttatatagtttattttgttttggtatAGGATTAGTTTattagagtaaattacactcttcttctccttcttacTTTAAAATATACCCTCTCTTCCTTGATAAATGAATTTAACTTTGAAATGGATGTAAGTTACAGTTTAATTACTttcaatataaacaaaattcatATCGATGATATGAATAATTACCAAAGTATTttctaatgattttttaatttctctataCAACTTTTAACATCACAAATacctaattttaaattacttatattgattttagtaattaaaaaggcaaaacatttttttttgggatttgaaatttcatataaagcctcatttcattttctaatgtgacgaaattaataatagttattCATAAAAAGATactaatcatattaaaatactAGAATTAAATATaacgcatttttttttttgctgaatactTAAATGTTAACACATATTCATGtttaaaggaagaaaaatgtatattttaaaaaggaaatgaaatataatttaagcgTCTCTAATGtactcattatatatatatattctttttctaatgaggatgaaaataattttatctttaaaaattgtctgcaaatcatttttaatgaaattataatattattgtaacattttattttatctttttaatgttGACTTTTAGATTTAAAGTAAACGAAGACtatgaaaattattgaaaaaattaatgcaGCTTTCAATGCAATTCTTGGCTTTCATTTCATG of the Glycine max cultivar Williams 82 chromosome 13, Glycine_max_v4.0, whole genome shotgun sequence genome contains:
- the LOC100804206 gene encoding uncharacterized protein codes for the protein MAEEFTESEVVFPDHRAVHDWVVEMAPQPQRKERENCRRTAANSMPVSIPEREGRRRWGSPEEEAEEEEMTPPHEIVKRRVAAKMAFSVCTGNGRTLKGRDLSQVRNSILRLTGFLEA